Genomic window (Streptomyces sp. LX-29):
GAGCGGCTCTCCGACGCCCGCCGCAACGGCCACCGGGTGCTCGCGGTGATCCGCGGCTCCGCGGTCAACCAGGACGGCGCGAGCAGCGCCCTCTCCGCTCCCAACGGCCCCTCCCAGCAGCGTGTCATCCGCCGGGCCCTCGCCGACGCCGGCCTGTCGGCCGACCTCGTCGACGCCGTGGAGGCGCACGGGACCGGGACGAAGCTCGGCGATCCGATCGAGGCCCAGGCGTTGCTGGCCACGTACGGTCGGGGACGGCCGGCCGACCGGCCGCTGTGGCTGGGCTCGCTGAAGTCGAACCTGGGGCATACGCAGGCGGCCGCGGGTGTGGCGGGTGTGATCAAGATGGTGTTGGCGATGCGGCATGGGGTGTTGCCGCGGACGTTGCATGTGGATGAGCCGACGCCGCATGTGGACTGGTCGGTCGGTGGGGTGGAGTTGCTGACGGAGGAGCGGGTGTGGCCGGAGACGGGCCGTCCGCGGCGGTCGGCGGTGTCGTCGTTCGGGGTGAGCGGTACCAACGCGCATGTGGTGTTGGAGGAGGCGCCGGAGGAGGAGGTGGCGACCGGGTCGGCCGGGGTGCCGGGTGTGGTGCCGTGGGTGGTGTCGGCGCGGTCGGCGGAGGCGTTGCGGGCGCAGGCCGAGCGGTTGCGGGAGGCGGTGTTCGCGCATCCGGAGTGGCAGCCGGCCGACGTGGGCTGGTCCCTCGCCACCGGCCGCTCACCGCTGGAGCACCGCGCCGTCGTCGTCGGCGCGGACCGCGAAACGCTCCTCCGTGGCCTGGAGAGCCTCGCCGGAGGCCCCGGGACGGGCGGAGCGCCCGGCGTGGTGACGGGACACGCCGCCGGTCGCGGTGGGGCGGTGTTCGTCTTCCCCGGTCAGGGCTCGCAGTGGGCGGGCATGGCGGTGGAGTTGCTGGACTCCTCGACGGTGTTCCGGGAGCGGATCACGGCGTGTGGTGAGGCGTTGGCGCCGTATGTGGACTGGTCGTTGGAGGAGGTGCTGCGCGGCGCGGACGGCGCGCCCTCGTACGACCGGGTGGATGTGGTGCAGCCCGCGCTGTGGGCCGTGATGGTCTCCCTGGCGGAGTTGTGGCGTGCGTACGGGGTGGAGCCGGCCGCCGTCATCGGGCACTCACAGGGGGAGATCGCCGCGGCCTGTGTCGCCGGGGCGCTGTCGCTGGAGGACGGCGCGAAGGTGGTCGCCCTCCGCAGCAAGGCGCTGCTGGCGCTCTCCGGCGCGGGCGGCATGGTGTCCGTGGCCCTGCCCTCCGAGACCGTGCGCGAGCGGCTCGCGCGCTGGGGCGACCGGCTCTCCGTCGCCGCCGTCAACGGCCCGTCCGCCACAGTGGTCTCCGGGGACCCGGCGGCACTGGACGAGCTGCTCGCCGAGTGCGAGGAGCGGGACGAGCGCGCCCGGCGCATCCCGGTGGACTACGCCTCGCACTCCGCCCATGTGGACCGCCTCCAGGAGGTGTTGAGAGCCGACCTGGCGTCCATCGCCCCGCGCGCCGCGGGGGTGCCGTTCTACTCGACGGTGACCGGCGGCCTGTTGGACACCGTCGAGCTCGACGCCGCCTACTGGTACCGGAACCTCCGCCACACCGTCCGCTTCGACACCGCCGTGCGGGCGGCGGTCGCCGACGGCCTCGGCGTGTTCGTCGAGGCCAGCCCGCACCCGGTGCTGACCATGGCCATCGAGGACGCCGCCGCCGTCGGCTCGCTGCGCCGCGACGAGGGCGGCCCGGAGCGCTTCCTCACCTCCCTGGCCGAGGCGTACGCGCTGGGCGTGCCGATCGCCTGGGAGCGGGCCTTCGCGGGGGCGCGACGGGTGGAGCTGCCCACGTACGCCTTCCAGCGCCGTCGCTTCTGGCTGGACGCGCCGGCGACCACCGGCGACGTGGGCGCGGTCGGGCAGCGCGCCACCGGCCATCCGCTGCTCGGCGCCGCGGTGCCGCTCGCAAGCGACGACGGGCTGCTGCTCACCGGCCGGCTGTCGGTGGAGTCGCAGCCGTGGCTGGCCGACCACGCGGTGTGGGGCACGGTGGTGGTGCCGGGGGCCGCGCTGGTGGAGCTCGCCGTGCGGGCCGGTGACGAGGTCGGCTGCACGGTGCTGGACGAGCTGACGCTCCAGGCGCCGCTGGTCCTGCCGGAGCGGGGCGGTGTCCACCTCCAACTGGCGGTCGACGCCCCGGACGAGGGCGGACGGCGGGCGCTGAGCCTGCACTCCCGGGCCGCGGACGCCGACGCGACCCCGTGGACCTGCCACGCGACCGGTTTCCTGACCACCGGCGACCTCGCGGCCGGCGGGGAGTTGACGGCCTGGCCGCCCCCCGGGGCGGAGCCGGTGCCGCTCGACGGCGTCTACGAGCGACTCGCCGCCGACGGGCTCGGGTACGGCCCGGCCTTCCAGGGACTGCGGGCGGCCTGGCGGCGCGGGGACGAGCTCTTCGCGGAGGTGCGGCTGGCGCCCGCACAGCACGCGGCCGCCGCGGAGTTCGCCCTCCACCCGGCGCTGCTGGACGCGGCCCTGCACCTCGCCGCGGCGACCCGGACGACGGGCTCGGGCCCCGGGACGGCGCCGACCCCCGAGCCGTCCCCGGACGCCACCGGAACGGTGCGGCTGCCCTTCTCCTGGACCGGGGTGGCGGTGCACGCCACCGGCGCCACCGCGCTCCGGGTCCGGTCGACACCCGCCGGTCCCGACGGGGTGTCCCTGGTGGTGGCGGACGCGACCGGGGCACCGGTGGCCACGGTGGAGTCGCTGGTGAGCCGCCCGATCTCGGCGGAGCGACTGCGGGACGCCGACGGCGGCCCCCGCGATCCGCTGCTCCGGGTGGACTGGACTCCGCTGCCGCTCCCGGCCACGGCGCCCGCCCCCGCCCGTTGGGCCCTGCTCGGCCCCGACCGGACGGCCGCCCCGCGGACCACCGCGGGGACCATCCTGGACCACCACGCCGACCCGGCCGCGCTGACCGCGGCGCTCGCCGCCGGTGAGGCCGCGCCGGACGCGGTGTTCGTGACCTTCGACGGCGGACCACGGACCCCGGATCCGAGGACCGGAGAACCTGGGATCGGCCTTCCGCCGGCCGACCCCGCCGAGGCCGCCCGCGCGGTCACCCACCGCGCGCTGGCACTGCTGCGGGAGTGGCTGGCCGACGAACGGCTCGCGGCCACCCGGCTGGTGGTCCTCACCCGCGGCGCCGTGGCCGCCGCCCCCGGCGAGTCCGTACGGGACCTGGCGCACGCCCCGGTGTGGGGGCTGGTCCGCTCCGCGCAGACCGAGAATCCCGGTCGGCTGGTGCTGCTGGACGTCGACGGCACGGCCCCCGCGCCCGAGCCGCTGTCGTACGCCCTGGCGAGCGGCGAGCCGCAACTCGCGCTGCGCGCGGGGCAGGTGCTGGTGCCGCGGCTCGCGCGGGCCGACGCCGGCCACGCCCTGCGACCGCCGCGCGAGCCCGGCGCCTGGCGGCTGGACGTCACCGCCAAGGGCACCCTGGAGAACCTGGCCCTGCTGCCGAGCCCCGAGGCGACGGCGCCACTGAAGCCGGGGCACGTGCGGGTCGCCGTGCACGCCGCCGGGATGAACTTCCGCGATGTGCTCCTCGGCCTCGGCATGGTCGACCAGGACGTCATGGGCGGAGAGGCGGCCGGCGTGGTGCTGGAGACCGCCCCGGACGTCACCGACCTGGCGCCCGGCGACCGGGTCATGGGCATGGTGCCCGGCTGCTTCGGACCGGTCGCGGTCGTCGACCGGCGACTCGTCGCCAGGATGCCCGAGGGCTGGACCTACAGCGAGGCCGCCACCGTCCCGATCGCCTTCCTCACCGCCTACTACGGCCTGGTGGACCTCGCGGACGTCCGCCCCGGAGAGTCGGTGCTGATCCACGCGGCCACCGGCGGCGTCGGCATCGCCGCGGTGCAGCTCGCCCGGCACCTGGGGGCGGAGGTGTTCACCACGGCGAGCCCCGCCAAGTGGGACGCGCTGCGCGCCCAGGGGATCGAGGACGCCCGCATCGCCTCCTCCCGCTCCCTGGAGTTCGAGGACGCCTTCCGCGCCGCCACCGCCGGCCGGGGCCTGGACGTCGTGCTGAACTCCCTGGCCCACGAGTACGTCGACGCGTCCCTGCGGTTGCTGCGCGACGGCGGCCGGTTCGTGGAGATGGGCAAGACCGACATCCGGGACGCCGACGCGGTCGCCGCCGCCCATCCGGGGATCGGCTACCAGTGGTTCGACCTGATCGAGGCCGGACCCGAGCGGATCGGCGAGATGCTGGCCGAGCTGATGGCGCTCTTCGAGCGCGGGGTGCTGCGGCCGCTGCCGGCGACCACCTGGGACGTACGCCGGGGTCTGGACGCCTTCCGGTTCATGAGCCAGGCCCGGCACATCGGCAAGGTGGTGCTCACCATGCCGCGCGCCCTGGACCCCGAGGGCACCGTGCTGATCACCGGCGGCACCGGGGTGCTGGGCGGCCTGGTCGCCCGCCACCTGGTCGCGGAGCACGGCGTACGACGGCTGCTGCTGCTCTCCCGGCAGGGCCCGGCGGCCGAGGGCGCCGCCGAGCTCGACGCCGAACTGACCGCGCTCGGCGCCCGGGTGACCGTGGCCGCCTGTGACGCCGCCGACCGGGACGCCCTGGCCGGGGTGCTCGCCGCCATCGAGCCGGAGCACCCGCTCACCGGCGTCGTGCACGCCGCGGGCGTGCTGCGCGACAGCGTGATCGGCTCGCTCACCGCCGAACAGGTGGACGCCGTGGCGCGCCCCAAGATCCAGGCGGCCTGGAACCTCCACGAGCTGACCCGCGACGCCGACCTGGCCGCCTTCGTCCTCTTCTCCTCCTCCGCCGCCACCCTCGGCGGCGCCGGACAGGGCAACTACGCGGCCGCCAACGCCTTCCTGGACGCGCTCGCGCACGCCCGGCGGGCCGCGGGGCTGCCCGGGCTGTCCCTGGCCTGGGGGCTGTGGGCGCGGGCCAGCGGCATGACCGGACACCTGGACGAGAC
Coding sequences:
- a CDS encoding type I polyketide synthase; translation: MANEDRLRDHLRWATAELTEARRRVRELEEAEREPIAIIGMSCRLPGGVDTPEALWRLAIAGEDAIGEPPADRGWRVEDFYDPDATRPGTSYVRTGGFIDGADRFDPALFDISPREALAMDPQQRLLMEAAWEALERAGVAPASVRGAPVGVYAGLMYHEYAARLTEVDEAVAAFLGSGNSGSVASGRIAYTLGLEGPAVTVDTACSSSLVALHLAAQALRRGDCTLALAGGVTVMVTPGSLIEFSRQRGLAPDGRCKSFAAAADGTAWGEGVGMLLLERLSDARRNGHRVLAVIRGSAVNQDGASSALSAPNGPSQQRVIRRALADAGLSADLVDAVEAHGTGTKLGDPIEAQALLATYGRGRPADRPLWLGSLKSNLGHTQAAAGVAGVIKMVLAMRHGVLPRTLHVDEPTPHVDWSVGGVELLTEERVWPETGRPRRSAVSSFGVSGTNAHVVLEEAPEEEVATGSAGVPGVVPWVVSARSAEALRAQAERLREAVFAHPEWQPADVGWSLATGRSPLEHRAVVVGADRETLLRGLESLAGGPGTGGAPGVVTGHAAGRGGAVFVFPGQGSQWAGMAVELLDSSTVFRERITACGEALAPYVDWSLEEVLRGADGAPSYDRVDVVQPALWAVMVSLAELWRAYGVEPAAVIGHSQGEIAAACVAGALSLEDGAKVVALRSKALLALSGAGGMVSVALPSETVRERLARWGDRLSVAAVNGPSATVVSGDPAALDELLAECEERDERARRIPVDYASHSAHVDRLQEVLRADLASIAPRAAGVPFYSTVTGGLLDTVELDAAYWYRNLRHTVRFDTAVRAAVADGLGVFVEASPHPVLTMAIEDAAAVGSLRRDEGGPERFLTSLAEAYALGVPIAWERAFAGARRVELPTYAFQRRRFWLDAPATTGDVGAVGQRATGHPLLGAAVPLASDDGLLLTGRLSVESQPWLADHAVWGTVVVPGAALVELAVRAGDEVGCTVLDELTLQAPLVLPERGGVHLQLAVDAPDEGGRRALSLHSRAADADATPWTCHATGFLTTGDLAAGGELTAWPPPGAEPVPLDGVYERLAADGLGYGPAFQGLRAAWRRGDELFAEVRLAPAQHAAAAEFALHPALLDAALHLAAATRTTGSGPGTAPTPEPSPDATGTVRLPFSWTGVAVHATGATALRVRSTPAGPDGVSLVVADATGAPVATVESLVSRPISAERLRDADGGPRDPLLRVDWTPLPLPATAPAPARWALLGPDRTAAPRTTAGTILDHHADPAALTAALAAGEAAPDAVFVTFDGGPRTPDPRTGEPGIGLPPADPAEAARAVTHRALALLREWLADERLAATRLVVLTRGAVAAAPGESVRDLAHAPVWGLVRSAQTENPGRLVLLDVDGTAPAPEPLSYALASGEPQLALRAGQVLVPRLARADAGHALRPPREPGAWRLDVTAKGTLENLALLPSPEATAPLKPGHVRVAVHAAGMNFRDVLLGLGMVDQDVMGGEAAGVVLETAPDVTDLAPGDRVMGMVPGCFGPVAVVDRRLVARMPEGWTYSEAATVPIAFLTAYYGLVDLADVRPGESVLIHAATGGVGIAAVQLARHLGAEVFTTASPAKWDALRAQGIEDARIASSRSLEFEDAFRAATAGRGLDVVLNSLAHEYVDASLRLLRDGGRFVEMGKTDIRDADAVAAAHPGIGYQWFDLIEAGPERIGEMLAELMALFERGVLRPLPATTWDVRRGLDAFRFMSQARHIGKVVLTMPRALDPEGTVLITGGTGVLGGLVARHLVAEHGVRRLLLLSRQGPAAEGAAELDAELTALGARVTVAACDAADRDALAGVLAAIEPEHPLTGVVHAAGVLRDSVIGSLTAEQVDAVARPKIQAAWNLHELTRDADLAAFVLFSSSAATLGGAGQGNYAAANAFLDALAHARRAAGLPGLSLAWGLWARASGMTGHLDETARDRMRRSGVTPLSDADGLELFGAALRTADQPLLVAMGLDVAALRASAAHTGVPPLLRGLAGAPARRTVEHSADPRGAEALARRLAALPAVERGRALLDLVREHTATVLGHASPEAVQPGQPFKQLGFDSLTSVELRNRLGAATGLRLPATLVFDHPTPAALAEELRAQLSPDTGQEAAQAAREASVEAEIRAALATIPLSRLREAGLADALLELAGYGGGTGPADDGATAADPADSIDAMDADDLVSMALDGTDL